DNA sequence from the Glycine soja cultivar W05 chromosome 18, ASM419377v2, whole genome shotgun sequence genome:
atatttaattatttaaatttatgataatatgtattaataaaataataataacaataattgatTGGTtgtacataaaatatatataaaaaagataattatatatcaagtctataaaaaaattacaacaatttttttatatatttaataataaatattattttgacaattaaattagtaatatatgtttataatatattacAATCTACAAAacctaaaagaaaaagaaaaaaaaaatttacatctaAATTTTAATACTATATTGAAATGCCACACAGTTAACCCATATTAAAATGTacatgaaatattaaaaatttaaaagtaaaaagtgGAGGATGAAAAATAATAGAGACATTAGATTTGGAAGAGACATatgtattattaaaataaaaaatgagaaaaaagtctaaaaaaaactgatggtgtttaattatttttttactttggcTTGTGAAATGTATAAGGTTTCAAAATGTGTTTCGAAACCAAACCCATAAAATTGGCCAACCACAACTTTCATTAAAGATCTGACACAATAGAAGATTGCTATCTCCACGAATGCATTATGCGCTCCGAGCTTCTCTCACCGAAATGACTTACAGAAGCGTGGGAATGAATAAAATAGATGGGAACTGGGATGCTAAACTAATAAAATGATGTCACGGTCAAGtttatgtcattttttatataaatgtttCAAACTATTATAACCAAAAAGAGATCTATGAAGCCCAAAGATGTATCACCAACAACTTTCAACAGAAAAACATAGCGTCCTTGAGATTATCCTTTTCTGAGGGCAATTTGACCTCACAATTTGTGGTCGCACCACTCGCTTAAATTGCAGAACCGTAAATAGAGTATGTAACTCTCCTACATGATAACATCAAATGATaagattcaaattaaaaaaagatttatacATTTTGTACATCAGCTTTGTTTGGATGtgtataatatcattttctacTATCATTCATGCTATGTCTTATTTGACATACATCACAATATAACGCGGGAtgtttatatattgaaattaaagaAATGCCACTTTTcagtataaaagaaaattagaataTCATATACTTAGCAATGGTTTGGAAATCAAAATTTGAGAAGGCATACTTGGAACTTTAACTCTTGCATTTGCAATTATACCACGCTTATTTTTACCTTGGACCTAtagttttgttaatttaaattttataatatttacattttatttttttattatattttagcaGGATTTAACAAGGTGATTTATTGCAATCAAATGTTTCAgattctaaaaatataaaaaaaagagtcagactaatataaattaagaaCAGAATGCTCCCACTAAGAAACACACATTATATGCATATATAATCCCGttatatcatatatatcatTGATTCAGAGTTCAAATCATATCAACTACTTTTAAGCTGAATAATATTGTGTTTCTCAATGAGTGCAAGGACGTGTGTCAAcatagaaatgaaagaaaagcaacaaaactatttttattagttaGATCATCAATGTCCACTAACAATGTTTATTCActtgtgaagaaaaaaaaaaactcctttaAGGCTCTACCAATGGCGGTGGAGGTGAATGAACAATCTCATCACAATATCCCTCCAATATATCAGTCTCTTCAGTGGTGAACCCAAGAGAAGCAACGATGTTATGCCAGCAATCATGTCCAATAACCCTAATAGCTTGGCGGCAACCTTGCCCTAGGTAAGTTTCACCATTGAGAACAAACGTTACGATTTCACCACTACATGCTTGCAGCTGCCACAGTGACTCCCAAAAGTTAATTAGAGGGTTCACCCTCCAGCTTCAACCTAACAGCAAGGCTCAGGGTGGTAGATAGGTTGGAGAGTGATCTGGACTCAACCACACGTGCATGTGAAACCAATGCAGTAATCACCAGAGTAACAAGAATAACGGGGTCGTAAGAGGAAGCCATTTTGGTTTTAGAAGAAAATAAGCTGAATGTGTGTGAGGATGGTGAAAACTAGCTTAGGATTTATATAGTGGAGGAGTGTTAGTAACAGCAGGTATGTGAGGGGATGAAAAATGTGGAAATGTTAAATAAGGGAAAATAATAAGACATGGACAAATGTTGTATATCAATGGGAGATATGAAGATTTTGTGGAATTTAGTAAATGCCAATTGAACCTGCATTCTGCAAGTGTTTATTTGTCTTCTTTATAATTCAATGGTCACTTAGGGATCACATATATCCAGTAGGTTCTTTGGATATTATGAACAACCACACAGGTTAATGAGTGTACATAGTATATATAAAAGCTGTTTTTTTAACTGATACAGAATATAAAAGCTATTCATTAAATTATTAGGTGATAATGTTTACAATGATTATTTACAGTTTCATTAATCAGTCCAACTTCTTCATGTCCATTGATTCAATTGTGATACTGTGCAATCTGAGGGTGATAAACATTGGCTTATCTAGTTATTGCCACCAACATCCTCTGATATCAATTGTTATGCATCTTGAGGGGTAAATATTGGGAAGATTTTCACTAATGGACTATGACCAATTACATAAGTAAACTTGATACcacatttcaattcaaaatcttAAAACTCAAGTTTATGGGTCTTATTTTCACTCATATAGTGCTCAACTTTCTTATTTCTATCCAATGTAAgactttaaattatttgaatactCCAACAGATATACAATAGAGACTTTGGAGAGCTTGAAtagaaaaattaacttatatatgATATTGATTATTCATGACATTTTGATAATTtcttatcaaattattttagtaaaatcaacataaaaacttataaattcttttaatttttttcaatataaactTAAGAGTGTAACGTCCTAAAATATGGATTTACAAATACACTTTAAATACcttttattcatctttataaAACAAGTGAATTCAAAGCCTTTTCATACATGCCTTAATAGAAAACGAAAAAAtaggataaattttttactGAAATGAAAAATTTCACAAAGGCTTTTCAACCCTTTTCTTTTTAAGGAAAATTATcaacttgaaaagaaagtgGTCTATTTTTGAAATCGTGTGCGACATACATATGTACAAAATGTTGTGTGTGTGTAAGCAAATAAATCCAACTTGTAATGAAAgctcacataaacatgtttTCTACACCAAAATAGGTCACttatcttctttttcatatttacacacacacacacacacacacacaatgaaCATAAGGCATGCAATCAACTTTAATGTATGAATTACCTAAGAAGTATCTGTATCATCAAAATTACTCTCAATATCATTCTCACTTAATATGCATTTATCCTCGTCTGGTTTAACCAAGTCtagtttttttaaagtaaatttgcATTTATCTCTTCTCCACCTCCATCAACATCCGCAAGAGATTCATTAATGACATCAAGGTCAACTTCTAATACTTCTTGAAGCCCTACAAGCTCATAATCTTGGTAGGGAGCCTCTTGCTCAGTTCCACTTACTATATTGTTAATGATTCTGTTGCGAGCTTTTGTCTTCATTACGGCTAACCATCCTCGATGTCCCTTGGGATATGTTGTGTAATAAACTTGTTTTGCTTGTTGTGTAAATATAAATGGGTCGTATGCTTTAGTGTGTCTTTTTGATTGCCTTACTTCAACAATCTCATACTTTTTACCTACTCATGTCCCTATATAAGCAATATTATCAAACCAATCACACTAACTTCATCAATAGGATGCCAGTATACTCCAATTGGATAATATCATACAACATTCcataaaaatcatattctaGTTGATCATCAGTTCCCCGTACGTAAACAACATAATTAGAAGAATCCATGCCTTCATTCTAGCTAACTGTTTGAAATTTGTATCCATTTAGAACTTAGATAGGCCATGATTCAACTTTTCTCTTAGGTCACCATGCCAAATTAACtaatattgaatcttgaatattattttctggatttagaacttaaaaaatttaacaattaatgtCCTATATAAGACCATATCATTATAgaagaaatattatttgaataatatataaagtGTTAACCTACATATTGCTTGAACCATGTAGGAAAGTTGGATGAAATGTCTTGGTTAAATTGAACGTCCGAAGCAATGAGATTCAGCTCCCTCAAAAAATTCTCATAAATACTAGAAAGGAGAAAACAAATTACTCAAAGTACACAACATAAcatcattaaattattaattagagttataaaagtattaaaatcatCTTACTCTAAATATGGCTCAACCTCTTGACAATTTTGAAGAACGTACAAGTAAGCAACATgaagatcaacttgatccaaaaaaatatcttttcgaTTTACCACTTGCTCTTCTTGggtaattgaaaattgatataGGAGGAGAAGATGAAGAACCTTCATTTGCATCAACATTCCGAGGCATCTTAGTCCTTCTCATTGCAATTTGATCAGGATAGTAAAATGAGGCAAAGGTAGATGTCTCCTCCACTAAGTACACTGCACAAATCGATCCCTCGACTCTAGCCTTATTCTTGACTTTATTTTTGAGGGAGTGtaaaaacctaaaattaatatgaataagtatttttttaaaaatgactatATAATACAATGGTGTATAAATGATTATGCATTTTATACCTCTCGAAAGGATATATCCAACGATATTGGATTGGACCATCAAGTCTTGCCTCATAAGGTAAATGAATTGGAAGATGCTCCATTGAATCAAAGAAGCTTGGTGGGAATATTTGTTCTAACTTACACAACAACACAGGTATATTATTTTCCATAACTCGTAGTTGTTCAACATTGAATGTTGTCAAACTTAGTTCTCTGAAAAAttggctaagttcaacaagtgGCTTCCAAATAGGTTTTGGTAATGAGTCAAATGCAATTGGAAGCAATCGTTGCATGAAAATATAACCCTAATTTGACATTCCTAGGGTCCTGACTAAATTTTGGATGCATTCTATCAAAATGCTTCCACGCTTCACCATCATATGGATGACACATGACATTTGGGTCCCTCTGATCCTCACTATGCCATCTAATGTGAGATGCAGTGGCCATTGAAGAGTACAATCTTTTTAGTCTTGGAATGAGTGGAAAGTACTACTTTTTTTAACAGGAAACTTCTTTTTgatatgctttttatttttagtgtgtttttactaattgtgtttgtgtgtttttatttttattaaatttgtttttatttttagtaagtGTTTATTTAGTCTTTTAGGCTTGTTTTAACTttagtaaaattgtttttactAAGAGTCTTTATTTTTActaagtttgtttttatttttactaactgttttttagtcttttaggcTTGCTTTAActttggtaaattttttttaagaaacctaTTTatgtttaaagataaaataacaaaaaagtggaatttttggaaaatttaatatttataggtTGTACACTCAATTATTTTGCCTAACTTTTAACTTAAAAGGagtttttaaagtataaaaatgaaaaataataaacaacttctacttatttttttaagttctaattttttattttaacttataagtAGCTTTTAAGCCCAAAAAAGTTGGGCCAAACAAAACCTAAGGCTATTTCGGTCCCCTAAccgaaaattataatttaattatttttcttaatttttcctaacttaattataactcaattatatttattaatttttcttaaattattttatacctttatcaatataatatttaataattatttttatacaagataattataaaattgggCTTAACAtgtgagattaaaaaaataaaacttgagcCTGACTCTTTTATATAATCAAGTGAGAGTggtatctataaaaaaaaagttgttaagCTGTGCATCACACGCAAACATGCACTAATAACTTTTAGTTAATTGTTAAGCTTTGGTTATTGTATATGTTTACACTAAAGTCATATATTAGGCCTTTATTCGACCTTATTGGGTTTCAATCAATCATTAGTGCATATGTTATACTAAAGTCATATATTGGGCCTTGATTAGGTTTCAATCAATCATTAGTGCATATGTTATACTAAAGTGATCACTACTTAAAAAAGGCTTTTTTATGTCGCACCTTCAACGACGGTCGTGACAAAACTGTCTTAGTAGGCTAGGCAGTGGCATATTCGTAAATATAGCACTTCTCCAACGAAGACGGTTTTAAAAACTCGTCTTCAAATGAACTCGACTACGACGGTTACTTGTAAAGACCGTCTTAGTAGGCTAGGCTGTGGCATTTTTGAAATTAGAAATCTCTCACTCTTGCGTCCACTGTGTGTTGTAACATTACCCATATATTCATCACTCTCGCACCACCCTGGTATCCCTTTCTGTCTATCTATCTCTAACAAGAACAGTGCATGCCACGACAACGAGGACAATGTTGTTGTCGTCCTGTTAGAGCTCACGTCGATTGTCAGCATCTCGCTAGAGCCCCACCACACTATCGTCGACGTCAACCGCGCCTCGCACACTCGCTAGTTCACTCACCAATCAGATCCAAGTTTGATttcactctttctctctctttatttcTCTCTCCAAATGTCGCGCCTTGCATTCGTTGAATCTTCATCTCCCGTTTTAGCCAGCCATTGGATGTTtgcaaaaaagaagaagtgtTGGAGACTTTGATTGTCATCGAGAGGAGGCCAAGAAATGGCGTTGTTTTGGTGCCCCCTTTGGGTTCGGTTATTGAACTCAGCGATTCTGACACAGATGAAGATGACAACCATGATTTGGACAGTGCAGTCGCCAACACAGTGAATGATGCTTCTTCTTCGGTAGAGAGTCCACtgtccaagaagcaaaggatgAGCGAGGC
Encoded proteins:
- the LOC114396918 gene encoding egg cell-secreted protein 1.1-like; translation: MASSYDPVILVTLVITALVSHARVVESRSLSNLSTTLSLAVRLKLEGQGCRQAIRVIGHDCWHNIVASLGFTTEETDILEGYCDEIVHSPPPPLVEP